The following are encoded in a window of Prochlorococcus marinus str. MIT 1013 genomic DNA:
- a CDS encoding acyl-CoA thioesterase, producing MSSINNHWKLIKTVLPQHTDHAGVMWHGSYLNFLEEGRINALDNVGLSYSKLSKNGFEIPVISIQLKYKKSFIHGEKILMLSQFKLENKIRLICKTLFLKSNGDIGAEAKIELVVVRKINDSIKLVRELPVQIKNILLSLEEGPKISKN from the coding sequence ATGAGCTCAATAAATAATCATTGGAAATTAATAAAAACGGTTCTTCCTCAGCACACTGATCATGCTGGAGTTATGTGGCATGGCTCTTATTTAAACTTTTTAGAAGAGGGGAGAATTAATGCATTGGATAATGTTGGGCTTTCGTATTCAAAATTATCTAAAAATGGTTTTGAAATCCCAGTGATTTCAATTCAACTTAAATATAAAAAATCTTTTATTCATGGAGAAAAAATTCTTATGTTAAGTCAATTTAAGCTGGAAAATAAAATACGACTTATTTGTAAAACTTTATTTTTAAAATCAAATGGTGATATTGGTGCAGAAGCAAAAATTGAACTTGTTGTTGTAAGAAAAATAAATGACTCAATAAAGTTAGTAAGAGAATTACCAGTACAAATTAAAAATATATTATTAAGTCTAGAAGAAGGCCCAAAAATTTCAAAGAATTAG
- the minC gene encoding septum site-determining protein MinC has product MNSENQKTIITIEESKYTNWKLCLKNKLRILKSNLIEIDCKDLDLSCADISEISDIANQNNCKITCFCSTSTKTIVSSQSLGYRSQFIVQNCSNSTLQINEQNLIFSKTHFHHGTVRSGDYLDSPGDLLILGDVNPGAIVSAEGNIIIWGRLLGIAHAGSKGNTQATISALQLRPVQLRIAKKVARGPKEKPQIGLAEQASINSEEIVISPLDSI; this is encoded by the coding sequence ATGAATTCGGAAAATCAAAAAACAATCATTACTATCGAGGAGAGTAAATATACGAATTGGAAATTATGTTTAAAAAATAAATTAAGAATTCTTAAATCAAATCTTATAGAAATTGATTGTAAAGATCTCGACCTTTCATGTGCAGATATTTCAGAAATATCAGATATTGCAAATCAAAACAACTGTAAAATTACTTGTTTTTGCTCAACATCTACAAAGACAATAGTAAGCTCTCAATCATTAGGTTATAGATCTCAATTTATTGTTCAAAATTGTTCAAATAGCACTTTACAGATTAATGAGCAAAATTTAATTTTTTCAAAAACCCATTTTCATCATGGAACTGTCCGATCTGGGGATTATCTTGACAGTCCCGGGGATTTGTTAATCCTTGGTGATGTTAATCCAGGGGCAATAGTTAGTGCAGAAGGGAATATTATTATTTGGGGGAGACTTCTTGGGATTGCGCATGCAGGAAGCAAAGGTAACACTCAAGCAACAATATCGGCACTTCAACTCAGACCTGTTCAACTAAGAATCGCTAAGAAAGTTGCTAGAGGCCCAAAGGAGAAACCTCAAATTGGTCTTGCAGAGCAAGCAAGTATTAATTCCGAAGAAATTGTAATTTCTCCACTGGACTCTATTTAA
- the psbB gene encoding photosystem II chlorophyll-binding protein CP47, whose amino-acid sequence MGLPWYRVHTVVINDPGRLLAVHLMHTALLAGWAGSMALYELAIFDPSDPVLNPMWRQGMYVMPFMARLGITGSWNGWDITGATGIDPGFWSFEGVAAAHIVFSGLLMLAAVWHWTYWDLELWEDSRTGEPALDLPRIFGIHLFLAGLTCFGFGAFHCSTVGIWVSDPYGLTGHVEKVAPVWGAEGFNPFNAGGIVANHIGAGLLGIIGGIFHITNRPGERLYRALKLGSLEGVLASALAAVLFVSFVVAGTMWYGSATTPVELFGPTRYQWDSGYFKTEINRRVQESMNDGASKAEAYGAIPEQLAFYDYVGNSPAKGGLFRVGAMVNGDGVPSGWQGHISFTDSDGNDLEVRRIPNFFENFPVILEDKDGNVKADIPFRRAEAKYSIEQTGVKATVYGGELNGQTFTDPVIVKRLARKSQLGEAFKFDRDRYKSDGVFRSSPRAWFTYAHLCFGLLFLFGHWWHAARTLFGDRFSGIDPELGDQVEFGLFKKLGDESTRRVPGRA is encoded by the coding sequence ATGGGATTGCCCTGGTATCGGGTGCACACAGTTGTTATTAACGACCCTGGCCGCCTCTTGGCCGTGCACCTCATGCATACTGCTTTGTTAGCCGGCTGGGCCGGCTCAATGGCCTTATATGAATTGGCCATTTTTGATCCTTCGGATCCAGTACTTAATCCAATGTGGCGCCAAGGCATGTATGTCATGCCCTTCATGGCCCGCCTAGGAATCACAGGTAGCTGGAACGGATGGGATATAACCGGTGCAACCGGAATTGACCCCGGTTTCTGGAGCTTCGAAGGTGTTGCTGCAGCTCATATAGTTTTCAGTGGTCTTTTGATGCTCGCTGCCGTATGGCACTGGACATACTGGGATCTTGAATTATGGGAAGATTCCCGCACTGGTGAACCAGCTTTAGATCTTCCAAGAATCTTTGGGATCCATCTTTTCTTAGCTGGCTTGACATGCTTTGGGTTTGGCGCATTTCATTGCTCAACCGTTGGCATATGGGTTTCTGACCCATATGGCTTGACTGGTCATGTAGAAAAAGTTGCTCCAGTTTGGGGTGCAGAAGGATTTAATCCATTCAATGCTGGAGGAATTGTCGCTAATCACATTGGGGCAGGACTTTTAGGAATAATTGGTGGAATATTCCATATCACCAATAGACCTGGAGAAAGGCTTTATAGAGCTTTAAAGCTAGGTAGCCTTGAAGGCGTTCTTGCTAGTGCTCTAGCTGCTGTTCTTTTTGTATCTTTTGTAGTCGCTGGAACCATGTGGTATGGATCAGCAACAACACCAGTTGAGTTATTTGGTCCTACTAGATATCAATGGGATTCTGGGTATTTCAAAACAGAAATCAACCGCAGAGTTCAAGAGTCTATGAATGACGGTGCCTCAAAAGCTGAAGCATATGGAGCTATCCCTGAACAACTTGCTTTCTATGACTATGTTGGAAATAGTCCTGCTAAAGGAGGTCTCTTCAGAGTAGGAGCAATGGTTAACGGCGATGGAGTTCCAAGTGGATGGCAAGGTCACATTTCATTTACTGATAGCGATGGTAATGACTTAGAAGTAAGAAGAATTCCAAATTTCTTTGAAAACTTCCCTGTCATTCTTGAAGATAAAGATGGAAATGTTAAAGCTGACATTCCTTTCCGTCGCGCAGAAGCTAAGTATTCCATTGAACAAACTGGCGTCAAAGCTACTGTTTACGGTGGTGAATTAAATGGTCAAACATTTACTGATCCAGTAATAGTAAAACGTCTAGCAAGAAAGTCTCAACTTGGAGAAGCCTTCAAGTTTGACAGAGATCGTTACAAGTCAGATGGTGTATTCAGAAGCTCTCCAAGAGCATGGTTCACCTATGCACACTTGTGTTTTGGCTTGTTATTCCTCTTTGGGCACTGGTGGCATGCCGCAAGGACTCTCTTTGGCGACAGATTCTCAGGTATCGATCCAGAGCTTGGGGATCAGGTTGAGTTTGGTCTCTTCAAAAAACTTGGAGACGAATCAACCCGCCGAGTTCCTGGTCGAGCTTAA
- a CDS encoding L-threonylcarbamoyladenylate synthase, which produces MITEQFGISDLALKLKKGSLALFPTDTLPALCSYPKYSKKIWTIKKRPSNKPLILMGACLDDLFEFVHPCAIEEGLKLAKIYWPGALTIVLPTIGNFSEHLNCHSNSVGFRVPALRLARDLLMKTGPLATTSANVSGEEPVKDATEASIQFPGIPILAPIPWPNSSGMASTVIEWQNGKWNLLRPGSVVLK; this is translated from the coding sequence ATGATTACCGAGCAATTTGGAATTTCTGACTTGGCTTTAAAGTTGAAGAAGGGATCTTTAGCCTTATTCCCTACTGATACTTTGCCAGCACTTTGTTCATATCCAAAATACTCAAAAAAAATATGGACCATTAAGAAAAGGCCTTCAAATAAGCCACTTATATTAATGGGAGCTTGCTTAGATGATTTGTTTGAATTTGTTCATCCTTGTGCTATTGAAGAAGGCTTGAAATTGGCAAAAATCTATTGGCCTGGAGCATTAACAATAGTTTTGCCAACAATAGGAAATTTTTCTGAGCATTTGAATTGCCATTCTAATTCTGTGGGTTTTAGAGTCCCCGCATTAAGACTTGCAAGAGATTTGCTTATGAAAACTGGTCCTCTTGCAACTACAAGTGCAAACGTTTCTGGAGAAGAACCTGTTAAAGATGCGACAGAAGCTTCTATTCAATTCCCTGGGATTCCTATACTGGCTCCTATTCCTTGGCCAAATTCTTCTGGCATGGCAAGCACAGTTATTGAATGGCAAAATGGAAAGTGGAATTTGTTAAGGCCTGGCTCAGTTGTTTTGAAATAA
- a CDS encoding HD domain-containing protein, with product MSIRTYYDPLHHSISLNSSIPEEQMVMELIDSSPFQRLRRIKQLGPAYLTFHGAESSRFTHSLGVFHLARRAINHLAKLDSKLKEHKLILYGAALLHDLGHGPLSHTSEEIFKINHEDWTAKLIKSSQEITLILNKYGRRNAESISDLIHSRKASNKLIISLISSQLDCDRLDYLMRDSYTTGAKYGQLDIDRIISAMTIAPDGNLAIHPKGLMAVEHYLVIRNLMYRSVYNHRLNEVCNWLLEQIIITARKLGPKKVWADRNMSEWLWNHKEMTLESFLSNDDIVTSYHIYRWQQSSSDNLSNLCKRFINRNLLKALNISSFTLEIRLEALSKARILSEKYHIEPDISCGLREQVIKSYHPYKHGLRLWDGDMLQALEKASPLVERLIEPNQSSWLIYPKEIENELKIEIEKLKIKHNLK from the coding sequence ATGTCAATCAGAACGTATTATGACCCTCTGCATCACTCCATTTCGTTAAACAGCTCAATTCCAGAGGAACAAATGGTGATGGAGTTAATAGATTCCTCCCCATTTCAAAGATTAAGAAGAATAAAGCAATTAGGCCCTGCTTATCTAACATTTCATGGTGCAGAATCCAGCAGATTTACTCATTCTCTTGGTGTCTTTCATCTAGCGAGAAGAGCAATAAATCATTTAGCTAAGTTGGACTCTAAATTAAAAGAACACAAATTAATTCTCTACGGCGCAGCGCTTTTACATGATTTAGGGCACGGACCTCTAAGTCATACAAGTGAGGAAATATTCAAAATAAATCATGAGGATTGGACAGCCAAGTTAATAAAATCTAGTCAAGAAATTACTTTAATCCTGAACAAGTATGGGAGGAGAAATGCAGAATCAATTTCAGATTTAATTCATTCAAGGAAAGCCTCAAATAAATTAATAATTTCACTAATTAGTAGTCAGCTAGATTGTGACAGACTTGATTACTTAATGAGGGATAGTTATACAACAGGTGCAAAATATGGACAGTTAGATATTGATCGAATAATTTCAGCAATGACAATTGCGCCAGATGGTAATTTAGCAATACACCCCAAAGGTTTAATGGCAGTTGAGCATTATTTAGTTATAAGAAATCTCATGTACAGAAGCGTATATAACCATCGATTAAATGAAGTTTGCAATTGGCTATTAGAACAAATTATAATAACAGCAAGAAAATTGGGGCCAAAAAAAGTATGGGCAGATAGAAACATGTCTGAATGGCTATGGAATCATAAAGAAATGACCTTAGAAAGTTTTTTATCTAATGATGACATCGTAACTAGTTATCATATTTATAGATGGCAACAATCTAGTTCAGATAATCTATCCAATCTCTGTAAACGTTTTATAAATAGAAATTTATTAAAAGCCTTAAATATATCATCCTTTACTTTAGAGATAAGGTTAGAAGCTCTATCAAAAGCGAGGATATTATCAGAGAAATATCATATCGAACCAGATATATCATGTGGGTTAAGAGAGCAAGTAATCAAAAGTTACCATCCTTATAAACATGGACTTCGATTATGGGATGGAGACATGCTACAGGCTTTAGAGAAAGCTTCTCCATTAGTTGAAAGATTAATAGAGCCTAATCAATCTTCATGGTTAATTTATCCAAAAGAAATTGAAAATGAATTAAAAATAGAGATTGAAAAACTAAAAATAAAACATAATTTAAAATGA
- the ctpZ gene encoding carboxyl-terminal processing protease CtpZ: MLPSVKSLTKLLQRFFAVLISFGILFQVFTKPAFALNDGQLLVIEAWNLVNEGYLAPEKFDAIQWKKLRQKALEKPINNSQQAYSAIEAMLIPIGDPYTRLLRPDDYEAMKKSNIGSEINGVGLQLGARKEDGEIVVISPLEGSPASDAGIKSGTILKKVNDQSPKQLGLEATAAKLRGQTGTQVIVELQQPNEELKEISLERRSVDLRPVRTKRIRNESHTLGYLRITQFSEGVPEQVKEALEELSGKDIEGLILDLRNNSGGLVSSGLAVADDFLSNMPIVETKKRDSINDPIRSGIETFYNGPMVTLVNEGTASASEILAGALQDNKRSELIGSKTFGKGLIQSLTNLSDGSGLAVTVASYLTPSGRDIQNLGIDPDRLLEMPEPLNPGSDEDRWLLDAELIMQATLDKEEVSQESQFKEEKEQLIGNEIN, encoded by the coding sequence ATGCTTCCATCTGTTAAATCTTTAACTAAGCTGCTGCAAAGATTTTTTGCAGTTTTAATTAGCTTTGGTATTTTATTTCAAGTCTTTACCAAGCCCGCTTTTGCACTCAACGATGGGCAATTGCTAGTTATTGAGGCCTGGAATCTAGTTAATGAGGGGTATCTAGCTCCTGAGAAATTTGATGCAATTCAATGGAAAAAACTTCGTCAAAAAGCACTTGAAAAGCCAATAAACAATTCTCAACAAGCATATTCAGCCATTGAAGCAATGCTTATACCTATTGGAGATCCTTATACGAGGTTATTGAGACCAGATGATTATGAAGCAATGAAAAAAAGCAACATAGGAAGCGAAATCAATGGGGTTGGACTTCAGTTAGGAGCAAGAAAAGAAGATGGAGAAATTGTTGTGATATCACCTCTTGAAGGCTCTCCTGCCTCAGACGCAGGTATCAAAAGCGGAACGATTTTAAAAAAAGTCAATGATCAATCTCCAAAACAATTGGGACTTGAAGCAACAGCAGCGAAATTGAGAGGGCAAACTGGAACGCAAGTAATTGTTGAATTACAGCAACCTAATGAAGAACTAAAGGAAATTTCTTTAGAGAGAAGAAGTGTTGACTTAAGGCCAGTTAGGACTAAGAGAATAAGAAATGAATCTCACACACTTGGCTACTTAAGAATTACACAATTTAGTGAAGGGGTCCCTGAGCAAGTCAAGGAAGCTTTGGAAGAACTTTCTGGCAAAGATATCGAAGGACTGATTTTAGATTTAAGAAATAACTCTGGAGGACTAGTAAGTTCGGGACTTGCCGTTGCCGACGATTTCCTTAGCAATATGCCTATTGTTGAAACAAAGAAAAGAGATTCAATAAATGATCCGATCCGCTCTGGAATAGAAACTTTTTATAACGGTCCCATGGTTACGCTTGTAAATGAAGGTACAGCAAGTGCTAGTGAAATTCTTGCGGGTGCTTTACAAGACAATAAAAGATCTGAGCTAATAGGAAGTAAAACATTTGGGAAAGGCCTCATACAATCTTTAACAAACCTAAGTGATGGCAGTGGTTTAGCAGTAACAGTTGCCAGTTATTTAACTCCAAGTGGAAGAGATATACAAAATTTAGGAATAGATCCTGATCGCCTCTTAGAAATGCCAGAGCCACTTAACCCAGGCTCTGATGAAGACAGATGGCTATTAGATGCAGAGCTAATTATGCAAGCCACTTTAGACAAAGAAGAGGTATCACAAGAAAGTCAATTTAAAGAAGAAAAAGAGCAATTAATTGGCAACGAAATTAATTAA
- the psbM gene encoding photosystem II reaction center protein PsbM, protein METTSFGFAASLLFVGVPTIFLIGLFVSTSEGEKSSFYSDSSKGRLSPEPKK, encoded by the coding sequence ATGGAAACCACTAGTTTTGGCTTTGCCGCAAGTCTTTTATTTGTTGGAGTACCAACGATCTTTCTTATTGGTTTATTTGTTTCTACCAGTGAGGGTGAGAAATCAAGCTTTTATTCGGATTCCAGCAAAGGTAGATTGAGTCCTGAGCCTAAAAAGTAA
- the prmC gene encoding peptide chain release factor N(5)-glutamine methyltransferase produces the protein MILKGGRKVDFDWLLDIAAGVSWAKLQSIILNPKNFISLEISTEEIEVIWDSHLKDQTPLQYLISKCPWRDIELEVSADALIPRQETEFLIDVALKKVTNIDSGRWADLGTGSGAIAISLAKSLPNWDGHAADISNEALELAQRNLKSIVPSANVIFSLGDWWEPLKRWRESFDLVLSNPPYIPSALIEELEPVVKNHEPLIALDGGEDGMNASRKIILGALNGLAKGGWLILEHHYDQSEKIISFMKNIGMEEVSFEKDLSGIKRYAICRRK, from the coding sequence ATGATTTTGAAAGGCGGTAGGAAGGTTGATTTTGATTGGCTTTTAGATATAGCGGCTGGAGTTTCTTGGGCTAAATTGCAAAGCATTATTTTGAATCCTAAGAATTTTATTTCCTTAGAAATCTCAACTGAAGAAATAGAAGTTATTTGGGACTCTCATTTAAAAGATCAAACCCCACTTCAGTATTTGATTTCTAAGTGTCCCTGGAGAGATATTGAGTTAGAGGTTTCAGCTGATGCTCTGATCCCCAGGCAAGAAACAGAATTTTTGATTGATGTTGCTTTAAAAAAAGTTACTAATATTGATTCTGGAAGATGGGCTGATCTGGGTACAGGCTCTGGAGCTATTGCAATATCTTTAGCTAAATCTCTTCCTAATTGGGATGGACATGCAGCTGATATTAGTAATGAAGCATTAGAACTAGCACAAAGAAATTTAAAATCTATAGTGCCAAGTGCGAATGTGATATTTTCTTTGGGTGATTGGTGGGAGCCTTTGAAAAGATGGAGGGAAAGCTTTGATTTGGTTTTAAGTAATCCTCCTTATATCCCCTCTGCTTTAATTGAAGAGTTAGAACCAGTTGTTAAAAATCATGAGCCACTTATAGCTTTGGATGGTGGAGAAGATGGAATGAATGCTTCTAGGAAAATCATCCTTGGGGCATTAAATGGACTTGCTAAAGGAGGTTGGTTAATTCTTGAACATCACTATGATCAGAGTGAAAAGATAATTAGTTTTATGAAGAATATTGGCATGGAAGAAGTTTCTTTTGAAAAAGATTTAAGTGGAATCAAGCGCTATGCAATTTGTCGTAGAAAATGA
- the minD gene encoding septum site-determining protein MinD, with protein MKTDTRVILICSGKGGVGKTTLTANLGISLARQGLSTAVLDADFGLRNLDLLLGLENRIVYTAQEVLEEECRLDQALVKHKQESNLSLLPAGNPRMLDWLKPEDMKRIVDMLKEQFNYVLIDCPAGVEDGFKNAMSASKEAIVVTNPEVSAVRDADRVIGLLNTNGIKPVQLVLNRVRPKMMASQEMLSIDDVTDILALPLLGLVLEDEQVIVSTNRGEPLTLNSVNSPAAKCYLNIARRLKGEDIPMINPIEESSGLGAKFRRLMQTKIF; from the coding sequence GTGAAGACAGATACACGCGTCATTCTTATCTGCTCAGGAAAGGGTGGTGTTGGCAAGACAACTCTTACTGCAAATCTTGGCATTTCACTCGCCAGACAAGGACTAAGTACTGCTGTCTTAGATGCAGACTTTGGTCTGAGAAACTTAGATTTACTGTTAGGTCTAGAAAATCGAATAGTCTATACAGCCCAGGAAGTTCTTGAAGAAGAGTGCAGACTTGATCAGGCCTTGGTCAAGCATAAACAAGAATCAAATCTATCTTTACTTCCTGCTGGTAATCCAAGAATGCTTGATTGGTTAAAACCAGAAGATATGAAACGCATAGTAGACATGTTAAAAGAACAGTTCAACTACGTTCTGATTGATTGCCCTGCAGGAGTTGAAGATGGATTTAAAAATGCTATGTCGGCCTCCAAAGAAGCAATCGTTGTTACCAATCCAGAGGTCTCTGCCGTCAGAGATGCAGATAGAGTAATAGGTTTACTTAATACAAATGGGATTAAGCCAGTTCAGTTAGTGCTTAATAGAGTTAGACCAAAAATGATGGCTAGCCAAGAGATGCTATCTATTGATGATGTAACTGATATTTTAGCCTTACCTTTGCTTGGTCTAGTTCTCGAAGATGAACAAGTTATTGTTAGTACGAATCGAGGGGAACCTCTTACTTTAAATAGCGTTAATTCACCAGCAGCTAAATGTTATCTGAATATTGCGAGGAGATTAAAAGGTGAGGATATTCCAATGATTAATCCCATAGAGGAAAGTTCTGGGTTGGGTGCAAAATTTAGAAGACTAATGCAAACAAAAATTTTCTAA
- the petD gene encoding cytochrome b6-f complex subunit IV, translating to MSTLKKPDLSDTKLRAKLAKGMGHNYYGEPAWPNDLLYIFPVVILGTIACVVGLAVLDPAFLGDKANPFATPLEILPEWYLYPVFQILRVVPNKLLGIALQTLIPLGLMILPFIENINKFANPFRRPVAMSLFLFGTVLTIYLGIGACLPIDKSLTLGFF from the coding sequence ATGTCTACTCTTAAAAAACCAGACTTATCTGATACCAAACTAAGAGCAAAACTTGCTAAAGGCATGGGGCATAATTATTACGGTGAACCAGCATGGCCAAACGATCTATTATATATTTTCCCTGTAGTAATTCTTGGGACAATTGCTTGTGTTGTTGGTTTAGCAGTTTTAGATCCTGCATTTCTTGGAGATAAAGCAAATCCATTTGCAACTCCCTTAGAGATTCTTCCTGAATGGTATCTATACCCAGTTTTCCAAATCTTACGTGTTGTACCAAATAAGTTACTTGGTATCGCTCTGCAGACATTAATACCTCTTGGCTTAATGATCCTGCCTTTTATTGAAAATATCAATAAATTTGCTAATCCTTTTAGAAGACCAGTAGCGATGTCATTATTTTTATTTGGAACAGTTTTGACAATTTATTTAGGAATAGGAGCATGCTTACCTATTGATAAATCTCTAACATTAGGTTTCTTCTAG
- the petB gene encoding cytochrome b6 — translation MANSSPVYDWFQERLEIQDIADDVTSKYVPPHVNIFYCLGGITLVCFLIQFATGFAMTFYYKPTVTEAYSSVSYLMTDVSFGWLIRSVHRWSASMMVLMLILHVFRVYLTGGFKRPRELTWITGVVMAVITVAFGVTGYSLPWDQVGYWAVKIVSGVPAAIPVIGDFMVELLRGGESVGQSTLTRFYSLHTFVMPWLLAVFMLMHFLMIRKQGISGPL, via the coding sequence ATGGCGAACTCTTCACCGGTTTATGACTGGTTCCAGGAACGTCTTGAGATACAGGACATAGCTGATGACGTCACTTCAAAATACGTTCCTCCACATGTCAACATTTTTTATTGTCTTGGTGGGATAACACTTGTTTGTTTTTTGATTCAATTCGCGACTGGATTCGCGATGACCTTTTATTACAAACCTACAGTAACTGAAGCTTATAGCTCAGTTAGTTATCTCATGACAGACGTGAGCTTTGGTTGGTTGATTAGGTCAGTGCATAGATGGAGTGCCTCAATGATGGTACTCATGCTTATTTTGCATGTTTTTCGCGTTTATTTAACTGGAGGATTCAAAAGACCTAGAGAATTGACATGGATTACTGGTGTTGTTATGGCAGTTATAACAGTTGCTTTTGGAGTTACCGGATATTCTTTACCCTGGGATCAAGTCGGGTATTGGGCAGTTAAAATTGTTTCAGGGGTACCTGCAGCCATACCTGTTATTGGTGACTTTATGGTTGAGCTGCTTAGAGGTGGTGAGAGTGTTGGTCAATCAACCTTGACTAGGTTTTATAGTCTCCACACTTTTGTAATGCCATGGCTATTAGCGGTGTTTATGTTGATGCATTTCCTAATGATTAGAAAACAGGGAATCTCTGGTCCTCTATAA
- a CDS encoding photosystem II reaction center protein T, producing MEAFSYVLILTLALVTLFFAVAFRDPPKYDK from the coding sequence ATGGAAGCTTTCTCTTACGTGCTAATCCTTACATTGGCACTCGTAACGCTCTTCTTTGCTGTCGCATTTCGTGATCCACCGAAGTACGATAAGTAA
- the minE gene encoding cell division topological specificity factor MinE, protein MTLRDLINKLLRRQRASASTARERLQLVLAHDRSDLSSELLDQMRREILEVVAKYVEIDMDEGAVSLETEDRMTALVANLPIKRTLNGQIKLIEASNQPDENSQGSESTVENP, encoded by the coding sequence ATGACACTTAGAGACCTTATCAACAAATTACTAAGAAGACAGCGTGCAAGTGCTAGCACTGCGAGAGAGAGGCTTCAACTTGTTTTGGCTCATGACCGTTCAGATCTTAGTTCAGAACTACTGGATCAAATGAGAAGAGAAATCTTAGAGGTCGTTGCAAAGTATGTCGAAATAGATATGGATGAAGGAGCAGTAAGTTTAGAGACAGAAGATCGAATGACCGCACTAGTTGCAAACTTACCAATAAAAAGAACTTTAAATGGTCAAATCAAGCTTATAGAAGCATCTAATCAACCAGATGAAAATTCTCAAGGATCAGAAAGCACAGTTGAAAATCCTTAA